One window from the genome of Osmerus eperlanus chromosome 1, fOsmEpe2.1, whole genome shotgun sequence encodes:
- the nab2 gene encoding NGFI-A-binding protein 2, whose translation MSLPRTLGELQLYRVLQRANLLAYYDTFIQQGGDDVQQLCEAAEDEFLEIMALVGMATKPLHVRRLQKALRDWAANPTLFNQPLANVPLGGIPLFKVEGTGTSGVAAGGHKKSLSNGQPGSPCEREDRACLTPLHSGSPRSPCSQASPLPPDTHYRDKLSPMDPHWLSPETDGNSASASASGLEEEQPSPPLLPQCPPGPSTPPASSSLTPVLSAWPGGQLDGETARAVGESVERLLRTLPRSDPGEVKTLLRMNKKMAKTVGHIFKMAPQDVAKEEEIRKYSLIYGRFDSKRREGKQLTHHELIINEAAAQFCIRDNALLLRRVELFSLARQVARECAYTSTLKHTRTSADDCSLLPQKRVKHEVIVSECVSSLHGVEGSEGGAQRADEDSLSGESLDSLTQDVGSQCNQSPSPRPPTDTSIPANWSRHLMQQTLMDEGLRLAMMVSHDRAGKVSLGSEGKHFTDYDGKAERRGSVAACRSSSPGSTKDDSDQGGK comes from the exons ATGTCTCTGCCACGCACACTGGGGGAGTTGCAGCTGTACAGGGTTCTGCAGAGGGCCAATTTACTGGCATACTACGACACCTTCATCCAGCAGGGCGGTGATGATGTTCAGCAGCTCTGTGAGGCTGCAGAGGACGAGTTTCTGGAGATCATGGCACTAGTAGGCATGGCCACCAAGCCACTACATGTGCGCAGACTGCAAAAGGCCCTCCGGGACTGGGCAGCTAACCCCACCCTCTTCAACCAGCCACTAGCTAATGTGCCTTTAGGTGGCATCCCACTGTTTAaggtggaggggacaggcacAAGTGGGGTGGCAGCAGGAGGACATAAGAAGTCCCTAAGCAACGGCCAGCCAGGATCACCatgtgagagggaggacagggcatGCCTAACCCCACTACACAGTGGGAGTCCTAGAAGCCCCTGTTCTCAGGCTTCTCCACTGCCTCCAGACACACATTACAGGGACAAGCTGTCCCCCATGGACCCTCACTGGCTCAGTCCTGAGACGGACGGAAACAGTGCCTCTGCTTCTGCAtcagggttggaggaggagcagcccaGCCCACCTCTGCTCCCTCAATGTCCTCCAggtccctccacaccccctgcctcctcctccctcacgccAGTCCTATCAGCCTGGCCTGGGGGCCAGCTGGATGGGGAAACAGCTCGGGCCGTGGGGGAAAGTGTGGAGAGGCTCCTGAGGACCCTGCCCAGGTCAGACCCTGGAGAGGTGAAAACACTGCTGAGGATGAACAAGAAGATGGCCAAAACAGTCGGTCATATCTTCAAAATGGCACCCCAGGATGTGGCCAAAGAGGAGGAGATCCGCAAGTATAGTCTCATTTATGGGCGCTTCGACtccaagaggagagagggcaagCAGCTCACACACCACGAG CTGATCATCAATGAAGCTGCTGCCCAGTTCTGTATTCGTGACAATGCCCTTCTACTGAGACGGGTGGAGCTCTTTTCATTGGCTAGACAGGTGGCGAGAGAATGTGCCTACACCTCTACGCTAAAGCATACCAG GACAAGTGCAGATGACTGCAGCTTGTTGCCGCAAAAAAGAGTAAAACATGAG GTGAtcgtgtctgagtgtgtttcaTCACTGCATGGAGTGGAGGGCTCAGAAGGCGGGGCTCAGAGGGCTGATGAGGACAGCTTGTCTGGAGAAAGCCTGGACAGTTTAACACAAG ACGTAGGCTCACAGTGCAACCAATCTccatccccccgcccccccaccgaCACCTCCATCCCTGCCAACTGGAGTCGCCATCTCATGCAACAAACGCTTATGGATGAAGGGCTGCGATTGGCTATGATGGTGTCACATGACCGGGCTGGCAAGGTCAGCCTAGGGTCTGAGGGGAAACATTTCACAG